A stretch of the Arachis stenosperma cultivar V10309 chromosome 6, arast.V10309.gnm1.PFL2, whole genome shotgun sequence genome encodes the following:
- the LOC130936051 gene encoding LOB domain-containing protein 25-like translates to MASSSYSNSPCAACKFLRRKCMPDCIFAPYFPPEEPQKFANVHKIFGASNVSKLLNEVQPHQREDAVNSLAYEAEARIKDPVYGCVGAISVLQRQVIRLQKELDATNADLIRYTCNEMTTLQDGRRIGEASSTFSHQSPSAYYYPSPWNNDPCAGDAGFHRGGGNHM, encoded by the coding sequence atGGCGTCTTCAAGCTATTCGAATTCACCCTGCGCTGCCTGCAAGTTCTTGAGAAGGAAATGCATGCCGGATTGCATCTTCGCGCCGTATTTCCCACCGGAAGAGCCTCAAAAGTTCGCGAACGTTCACAAGATATTTGGGGCAAGCAACGTGAGCAAGCTTCTGAATGAGGTGCAACCCCATCAGAGGGAGGACGCCGTGAACTCTCTGGCGTACGAGGCGGAGGCGCGAATCAAGGATCCGGTCTACGGCTGCGTTGGGGCCATTTCAGTGCTCCAGCGGCAGGTGATTAGGCTCCAAAAGGAACTTGATGCCACAAATGCAGATTTGATCCGCTATACCTGTAATGAGATGACAACTTTGCAAGATGGGAGAAGAATTGGTGAAGCTTCTTCCACTTTTTCTCATCAATCTCCTAGTGCTTATTATTATCCATCTCCTTGGAACAATGATCCTTGTGCTGGGGATGCTGGATTTCACAGAGGAGGTGGTAACCATATGTGA